The Planococcus donghaensis genome contains a region encoding:
- a CDS encoding ethanolamine ammonia-lyase subunit EutB has translation MNLQATLGGITYTFKSLKEVMAKANEEKSGDRLAGIAAETVQERIAAKTVISNLLVSDIRNNPLIPIEEDEVSRIIEGDINERIYAEIKNWSIAELREYILSNRVGDRELKRISRGMNSETIAAVTKLMSNLDLVQAAGKVEILTTCNITIGHKGTISSRLQPNHPTDSVSGMLASLKDGLSYGIGDAVIGINPVDDSVESVKRLLHATSDFINEWEIPTQNCVLAHVTTQMKAIEQGAPADMIFQSIAGTEKANRSFGISAELIAEAKDLALKQGTSRGPQVMYFETGQGSELSAESHYGIDQVTLEARNYGFAKHFDPFIVNTVVGFIGPEYLYNNKQVIRAGLEDHFMGKMHGIPMGVDICYTNHIKADQNDIEDLGVLLSASGVNFIIAAPMGDDVMLNYQSMSFHDVATLLQTFQKTPAKEYLKWLEKMGIYENGRLSERAGDPTIFMR, from the coding sequence TTGAACTTACAAGCAACTTTAGGTGGCATCACATATACATTCAAAAGTTTAAAAGAAGTAATGGCTAAAGCAAACGAAGAAAAGTCCGGTGACCGTTTGGCAGGAATTGCGGCCGAAACAGTACAAGAGAGAATCGCTGCTAAAACCGTCATTAGTAACTTATTGGTCAGTGATATTCGAAACAATCCATTAATCCCGATCGAAGAAGATGAAGTTTCCCGAATTATCGAAGGCGATATCAATGAACGAATCTACGCCGAGATCAAAAACTGGAGCATCGCTGAACTGCGGGAATACATTTTAAGCAACCGAGTAGGCGACCGCGAATTAAAACGCATTAGTCGAGGGATGAATTCCGAGACCATTGCTGCAGTAACTAAACTAATGTCTAACTTGGACTTGGTGCAAGCTGCTGGCAAAGTAGAAATATTAACAACGTGCAATATTACCATCGGACATAAAGGAACCATTTCTTCTCGTCTACAACCCAACCATCCAACAGACAGTGTAAGCGGAATGTTGGCATCGTTAAAAGATGGCTTATCGTATGGAATTGGGGATGCCGTAATTGGTATTAACCCAGTTGATGATTCAGTCGAAAGCGTGAAACGCCTGCTGCATGCAACGAGTGATTTTATCAACGAATGGGAAATCCCAACTCAAAACTGTGTACTGGCTCACGTGACAACGCAGATGAAAGCTATTGAACAAGGAGCTCCTGCAGATATGATTTTCCAAAGTATTGCAGGGACAGAAAAAGCCAATCGCTCTTTCGGGATCTCTGCGGAATTGATCGCAGAAGCGAAAGATTTGGCGTTAAAACAAGGGACGAGCAGAGGACCACAAGTCATGTATTTTGAAACAGGGCAAGGTTCGGAACTATCTGCAGAATCCCATTACGGCATTGACCAAGTCACGTTAGAAGCAAGAAACTACGGTTTTGCCAAACATTTTGATCCGTTTATCGTTAACACGGTGGTCGGGTTTATCGGCCCCGAATATTTGTACAACAACAAACAAGTTATCCGTGCAGGTCTTGAAGATCATTTCATGGGCAAAATGCACGGCATTCCAATGGGTGTCGACATTTGTTACACAAACCATATTAAAGCAGATCAAAACGATATCGAAGACTTGGGCGTGTTGTTATCTGCATCAGGCGTGAACTTCATCATTGCGGCGCCAATGGGCGACGATGTCATGCTGAATTACCAGTCCATGAGTTTCCATGATGTCGCAACTTTGTTGCAAACATTCCAGAAAACACCGGCAAAAGAATACTTGAAATGGCTTGAAAAGATGGGGATTTACGAAAATGGTCGCTTGAGCGAACGTGCTGGTGATCCTACTATATTCATGCGTTAG
- the eutC gene encoding ethanolamine ammonia-lyase subunit EutC — protein sequence MNEQLVEQITKMVIEKLQTTKTTSTSQIKNNDEMPVKLFQNAPIGNLVVEKEAAKTGTDVKFVPTASNHKQPKIENVTKKVASEELTKSRAKKEAVLEGLRKQTPARIVVGRAGTRAKTDTWLKFRFDHAAAVDAVYGEVPSELLERLGFIQLHSKVVDKEEYIRRPDLGRRLSDQSIATIKEKCKRSATVQIVASNGLSAKAIEENMEDVYLSFEQSLKNAGIETGTTFYVENGRVALMDEIGEILQPDIVVILIGERPGLVSAESLSAYICYKPHLGTIEADRMVVSNIHKGGIPPVEAGAYLATVIQKILKYEASGVSLVKKEG from the coding sequence GTGAATGAACAACTAGTAGAACAAATTACAAAAATGGTCATTGAAAAACTGCAAACGACTAAAACAACTAGCACGAGTCAAATAAAGAATAACGATGAAATGCCCGTCAAACTGTTTCAAAATGCCCCAATAGGCAATTTGGTTGTAGAAAAAGAAGCGGCAAAAACAGGGACAGACGTAAAATTTGTTCCGACAGCCTCCAACCATAAACAGCCGAAAATAGAGAACGTTACGAAAAAAGTGGCTTCTGAAGAGCTGACAAAAAGTAGAGCGAAAAAAGAAGCGGTATTAGAAGGCCTTCGCAAACAAACACCAGCCCGAATTGTTGTCGGCAGAGCGGGAACAAGAGCCAAGACCGATACGTGGTTAAAGTTCCGTTTTGATCATGCAGCTGCGGTTGATGCCGTTTACGGAGAAGTTCCATCTGAACTATTAGAGCGACTTGGCTTTATCCAACTTCATTCGAAAGTTGTGGACAAAGAAGAATACATTCGCAGACCGGACCTTGGCAGAAGGCTATCCGATCAATCGATTGCCACGATAAAAGAAAAATGCAAACGTTCGGCAACGGTTCAAATTGTGGCATCTAACGGACTTAGTGCTAAAGCAATTGAAGAAAACATGGAAGATGTCTACTTGTCGTTTGAACAATCATTAAAAAATGCTGGCATTGAAACAGGGACAACTTTTTATGTGGAAAATGGTCGAGTTGCGTTGATGGATGAAATTGGCGAAATTCTTCAACCGGATATCGTCGTAATTTTAATTGGAGAACGACCAGGCTTAGTTTCTGCAGAATCGTTAAGTGCTTATATTTGCTATAAGCCTCACCTCGGAACAATCGAAGCGGACCGTATGGTTGTCTCAAATATCCACAAAGGCGGAATTCCACCTGTAGAAGCAGGCGCCTATTTAGCGACTGTTATTCAAAAAATATTGAAGTATGAAGCAAGCGGCGTTTCATTAGTGAAAAAAGAAGGATAG
- a CDS encoding BMC domain-containing protein has protein sequence MNREGTALGMVETKGLVGAVEAADAMVKAASVNLVGKVHVGGGIVTVLVRGDVGAVKAATDAGAAAAQRVGELLSVHVIPRPHNELEMILPKSEN, from the coding sequence ATGAATAGAGAAGGTACAGCATTAGGAATGGTAGAAACAAAAGGATTAGTAGGCGCAGTAGAAGCAGCAGACGCAATGGTAAAGGCTGCAAGTGTCAATCTTGTTGGTAAAGTTCACGTAGGTGGCGGAATTGTAACGGTATTAGTACGCGGAGATGTAGGCGCAGTAAAAGCAGCAACAGACGCAGGAGCAGCAGCGGCACAACGAGTGGGCGAACTATTGTCTGTTCACGTAATCCCAAGACCACACAACGAGTTAGAAATGATTTTACCTAAATCAGAAAACTAA
- the eutL gene encoding ethanolamine utilization microcompartment protein EutL, with product MKKVHAEILSMQLIPNVDTTLAEKFNLQPHHRSLGLFTTTIDDVGYTAADEATKASNVDVVYAKSFYAGAAHASGPLSGEFIGIIAGPSPEEVKSGLDSIKVTVEHNAYFEAVDGNPDHAFYAHTISSCGSYLAELANVTPGTSLAYLIAPPIEAIVGLDAALKAADVNICELFSPPSETNFGGALLSGSHSSCQAAADAFRQAVNKTAGKPMDY from the coding sequence ATGAAGAAAGTTCATGCAGAAATTTTATCTATGCAGCTAATTCCAAATGTGGACACAACGCTTGCTGAAAAATTCAACTTGCAACCGCATCACCGCAGTCTTGGTTTGTTTACAACGACCATCGATGATGTGGGCTATACAGCTGCTGATGAAGCAACAAAAGCATCAAATGTGGATGTGGTTTATGCGAAAAGTTTTTACGCAGGAGCGGCTCATGCTTCAGGTCCACTGTCTGGAGAATTTATCGGTATTATTGCCGGTCCTTCTCCGGAAGAAGTCAAAAGTGGTTTGGATTCGATCAAAGTGACCGTTGAACATAACGCGTATTTTGAAGCCGTAGACGGAAATCCAGATCATGCATTTTATGCACATACGATTTCAAGTTGTGGAAGTTATTTAGCGGAACTCGCAAATGTCACACCTGGTACATCACTCGCCTACTTGATCGCACCACCAATCGAAGCAATCGTTGGTTTAGATGCCGCGTTAAAAGCGGCGGACGTCAACATCTGTGAATTGTTCAGCCCACCATCTGAAACAAACTTCGGAGGCGCGTTATTAAGCGGCAGCCATTCTTCATGCCAAGCAGCAGCTGATGCTTTCCGTCAAGCTGTAAACAAAACAGCTGGCAAACCAATGGATTACTGA
- the pduL gene encoding phosphate propanoyltransferase gives MNQQLIDRIVGEILEKLNLPVASATTLPTNAFPIAVSARHIHLSQEHVETLFGKGYELTKKVDLSQPNQFAANETVVIAGPKGSIERVRVLGPARALTQAEVSFTDAFKLGVKAPIRESGDIAGSAPFTIIGPNGSLNLEEGLIIAQAHIHMEPKDAARLNVSDNEFVNVEVDGTRPVTFRKVKIRVSDRYRLEMHIDTDEANAGFIGQGAIGRIIRPGEETSPVDAKEEIREILVNKQYLFKKKLLSRDDLRDIEETEIIIEKGTIVTALAYDVARELGKSISVRQ, from the coding sequence GTGAATCAGCAATTGATCGATCGAATTGTAGGCGAGATTTTAGAAAAGCTAAATCTCCCTGTAGCATCAGCTACAACTCTTCCTACAAATGCATTTCCAATAGCGGTTTCGGCTCGTCATATCCATTTGTCGCAAGAACATGTGGAAACGTTATTTGGAAAAGGATACGAATTAACTAAAAAAGTAGATTTGTCTCAACCCAATCAGTTTGCTGCCAATGAAACAGTCGTCATTGCGGGGCCAAAAGGCAGTATCGAGCGTGTGCGTGTGTTAGGTCCGGCTCGCGCGTTAACTCAAGCAGAAGTGAGTTTTACAGACGCATTTAAATTAGGCGTTAAAGCACCTATTCGGGAATCTGGTGATATTGCGGGATCGGCACCATTTACCATCATCGGTCCAAACGGCAGTCTCAATTTAGAAGAAGGCTTAATCATTGCTCAAGCTCATATTCATATGGAGCCGAAAGACGCTGCGCGTTTGAACGTCTCGGACAATGAATTCGTCAATGTTGAAGTAGATGGTACAAGACCTGTTACCTTTAGAAAAGTGAAAATCCGTGTGTCGGATCGTTACCGATTGGAAATGCATATTGATACAGATGAAGCCAATGCTGGTTTTATCGGACAAGGTGCCATCGGACGAATTATCCGACCTGGAGAAGAGACTTCACCGGTAGATGCAAAAGAAGAAATTCGCGAAATACTGGTCAACAAACAGTATTTGTTTAAAAAAAAACTCCTCTCGAGGGATGATCTCAGAGATATAGAAGAAACTGAAATTATTATTGAAAAAGGGACCATCGTGACGGCGCTTGCATATGACGTTGCGAGAGAACTTGGCAAGTCTATTTCTGTCAGACAATAG
- a CDS encoding BMC domain-containing protein: protein MSQAIGMIETKGLIGAIEAADAMIKAANVKLIKQEFVDGGIVTIIVQGDVGAIQAAVDAGREAAKRVGELLGAHVIPRPDESVYKMIKPLDYEEYQEQQAKPVVPTKVERAKKTDS, encoded by the coding sequence ATGAGTCAAGCGATCGGAATGATTGAAACTAAAGGTCTAATTGGCGCGATTGAAGCAGCAGACGCCATGATTAAAGCAGCAAATGTAAAACTGATTAAACAAGAGTTTGTTGATGGTGGAATTGTAACCATTATTGTTCAAGGGGACGTAGGCGCAATACAGGCAGCAGTAGACGCTGGACGTGAAGCAGCAAAACGTGTTGGAGAACTATTGGGCGCACATGTCATTCCTCGACCAGATGAATCTGTTTACAAAATGATCAAACCTCTTGATTACGAAGAATATCAAGAACAACAAGCAAAGCCTGTTGTCCCAACGAAAGTAGAACGAGCAAAGAAAACGGATTCGTAA
- a CDS encoding aldehyde dehydrogenase family protein yields the protein MTTTLDADLLALQEMRSAVKKAKQAQLQYMDFTQEQVDRIVKAVADAAFEKSAELGELAVKETGMGVAAHKKIKNEVGSKAVYESIKDLKTVGVVGEDKVNKVVEIAVPFGVIAAIIPTTNPTSTAFFKTLIALKTRNAIVVSPHPYAIQCTHEALKVCDQAAVAAGAPEGLIQCLTMSSMDATQQLMKHQDIDLIVATGGGGLVKAAYSSGKPAYGVGPGNVPVYIERSAKIGKAVEDIINSKSFDYGTICATEQAMVIDRNVVELVKRELKKNDAYILTDEEKALMEKVISPIPGKVNPEIVGKSPQRIAHLAGISLPEGTRVIVGLETEVGKNVPFSLEKLSPVFAMYVAKDVAHAKELCLSLLNLGGRGHSLSIHTETDAIAREFALEMPVSRILVNTMSSVGAVGGTTGLLPSMTLGCGTFGGNITSDNLSAKHLLNIKRMAYGIKEVQLPKHQEQTSEINEDQVVSSVIQNVGSNDEVDPEMVKDLVNEILKQLAK from the coding sequence ATGACCACGACTTTAGATGCCGATTTACTGGCTCTACAAGAAATGCGTTCAGCTGTCAAAAAAGCAAAACAAGCTCAACTACAATATATGGACTTTACGCAAGAGCAAGTGGACCGCATAGTCAAAGCAGTTGCAGACGCCGCATTTGAAAAATCAGCGGAACTTGGCGAATTAGCGGTAAAAGAAACAGGTATGGGCGTAGCCGCTCATAAAAAAATAAAAAACGAAGTCGGTTCAAAAGCGGTTTATGAAAGCATAAAAGATTTGAAAACCGTTGGCGTAGTTGGCGAAGATAAGGTCAACAAAGTGGTTGAAATCGCTGTACCTTTTGGTGTGATTGCAGCAATCATTCCGACGACCAACCCAACTTCTACCGCATTTTTTAAAACATTAATCGCACTGAAAACACGAAACGCCATTGTTGTGAGCCCGCATCCTTACGCGATTCAATGCACACACGAAGCGTTAAAAGTGTGTGACCAAGCAGCAGTTGCAGCAGGTGCCCCTGAAGGACTGATTCAATGTTTGACGATGTCTTCGATGGACGCCACTCAACAATTAATGAAGCATCAAGACATTGACTTGATCGTAGCAACAGGTGGTGGCGGATTAGTCAAAGCAGCATACAGTTCAGGAAAACCTGCATACGGGGTAGGTCCAGGAAACGTGCCGGTTTACATTGAACGCTCTGCAAAAATTGGCAAAGCCGTTGAAGACATCATCAACAGCAAATCGTTCGACTATGGAACAATTTGTGCCACCGAACAAGCAATGGTCATCGACCGAAATGTAGTCGAACTTGTTAAAAGAGAGCTCAAGAAAAATGATGCTTATATTTTAACTGATGAAGAAAAAGCATTGATGGAAAAAGTAATATCGCCAATTCCAGGGAAAGTAAATCCTGAAATTGTCGGCAAAAGTCCTCAACGCATTGCTCATTTAGCGGGTATTAGCTTACCTGAAGGAACGCGCGTGATTGTCGGACTCGAAACCGAAGTCGGCAAAAACGTACCGTTCTCACTGGAAAAATTGTCACCGGTATTCGCCATGTATGTCGCAAAAGATGTCGCGCATGCAAAAGAATTGTGTTTGTCTTTACTAAATCTCGGGGGCAGAGGTCATTCGTTATCGATTCATACGGAAACCGATGCAATTGCCCGGGAGTTTGCACTTGAAATGCCTGTCTCTCGAATTTTAGTAAATACGATGTCGTCAGTTGGCGCAGTCGGTGGTACGACTGGTTTACTACCTTCAATGACGTTAGGCTGTGGAACTTTTGGAGGCAATATTACTTCAGATAATCTATCCGCTAAACATTTGCTAAATATTAAACGAATGGCTTATGGCATTAAAGAAGTGCAACTTCCAAAGCATCAAGAACAAACATCCGAAATAAATGAAGATCAAGTCGTATCAAGTGTTATTCAAAATGTGGGTTCAAATGATGAAGTCGATCCCGAAATGGTGAAAGACTTAGTCAATGAAATATTAAAACAATTAGCTAAATAA
- the mdh gene encoding malate dehydrogenase, producing MAFRRNKIAIIGAGFTGATAALMMAQKSLGDIVLLDIPEQENPVKGKALDLLQTGPVQGFNSKISGTSDYKDIQDADLVIITAGIPRKPGMSRDDLVNTNAKIMTTVSENVKRYAPNSTILILSNPVDAMTYVCYKATGFPKNRVIGQSGVLDTARFNTFVAEELNISVEDITGFVLGGHGDDMVPLIRYSYAGGIPLEKIIPADRLAAIVERTRKGGGEIVGLLGNGSAYYAPAASLVEMAECIIRDKKRILPSIAYLEGEYGYQELCLGVPTIIGGNGIESIVEIPLTNEEKEALEKSAASVRNVIKNL from the coding sequence ATGGCTTTTCGAAGAAATAAAATTGCCATTATTGGTGCTGGATTTACAGGTGCAACAGCCGCATTAATGATGGCACAAAAATCTTTGGGGGATATCGTCTTACTGGATATTCCGGAGCAGGAAAATCCAGTTAAAGGAAAAGCACTCGATTTACTCCAAACAGGACCTGTCCAAGGATTCAACTCAAAAATTTCAGGAACTTCCGATTACAAAGACATTCAAGATGCTGACTTGGTCATCATCACTGCTGGCATACCAAGAAAACCGGGCATGAGCAGAGATGATTTGGTAAATACCAATGCAAAAATTATGACCACTGTATCGGAAAACGTGAAACGTTATGCGCCAAATAGCACCATTTTGATTTTAAGCAATCCTGTCGATGCGATGACTTATGTTTGCTATAAAGCGACTGGATTCCCTAAAAACAGAGTAATTGGTCAGTCTGGCGTACTCGATACCGCAAGATTCAACACTTTTGTCGCAGAAGAATTAAATATTTCTGTCGAAGATATTACGGGCTTTGTATTAGGTGGTCACGGCGATGACATGGTGCCACTGATTCGCTACTCCTATGCCGGTGGGATTCCGTTAGAAAAAATCATTCCTGCCGATCGCTTAGCTGCTATCGTCGAAAGAACGCGAAAAGGCGGTGGCGAAATCGTAGGACTGCTTGGAAATGGTAGTGCCTATTATGCGCCTGCAGCGTCCCTAGTCGAGATGGCCGAATGCATCATCCGTGATAAAAAACGGATTTTGCCATCTATCGCTTATCTCGAAGGAGAATATGGCTACCAAGAACTGTGCTTAGGTGTCCCGACAATTATCGGAGGCAACGGCATCGAAAGCATCGTTGAAATTCCATTAACAAATGAAGAAAAAGAAGCTCTGGAAAAATCAGCAGCTTCTGTTCGAAACGTTATTAAAAATCTATAA
- a CDS encoding ethanolamine ammonia-lyase reactivating factor EutA: MTGYSPKLEKIISAGIDIGTSTTKLVISEFSLTNVAGSTHVPRIEIVDKQILYKSPIFSTPLKDYVTIDVAAVVSIVKAEYDKAGIVPSQVETGAVIITGETATKNNAREMIDYLSDEAGEFLVATAGPDLEGIIAAKGSGAYEYSGDNDNVIANIDVGGGTANIAVYKAKELIGTCTLHIGGRLLEFERGKVSSISPPIQKLLAAHNRQLHIGDDAKSPTVDFVLQFMADYLNAILTRKADNEEAALLLGHLPNWQEDIDVISFSGGISECMYEHESLQHAQASYDDIGIQLAKALQANQDLQQFTWIEPIETVRATVLGAGTQTTEISGATIQVSPRDLPMKNVPVYNFSFEQDFQTGTDSLEKKITEAIDMFDAYHEGQNFALYISELPHMSFRAVQKLADDIRQMMERRPNPDLPIVLILQTDHARVLGQTLMAMNVRQSVICIDQINVEHGDYIDIGKMLESGVVPVVVKTLTFHSS, translated from the coding sequence GTGACAGGTTATTCTCCTAAACTGGAAAAAATCATCAGCGCAGGAATTGATATTGGCACGAGCACAACGAAATTGGTTATTAGTGAGTTTTCTTTAACAAACGTTGCTGGAAGTACCCATGTGCCGCGCATTGAAATAGTCGATAAACAAATATTGTATAAAAGCCCTATCTTCAGTACACCATTAAAAGATTACGTAACAATTGATGTCGCAGCGGTCGTTAGTATCGTAAAGGCTGAGTACGACAAGGCAGGGATTGTTCCTTCACAAGTTGAAACAGGAGCAGTCATTATTACCGGCGAAACGGCAACTAAAAACAATGCACGTGAAATGATCGATTATTTATCGGATGAAGCAGGAGAATTCTTGGTCGCAACAGCAGGACCTGACTTAGAAGGCATTATTGCAGCGAAAGGCTCAGGTGCTTATGAATATTCTGGAGATAACGATAATGTAATCGCTAACATTGATGTCGGTGGAGGCACCGCCAATATCGCCGTTTATAAAGCAAAAGAATTAATCGGAACGTGTACCTTACATATCGGAGGCAGGCTTTTAGAGTTTGAACGAGGCAAAGTGAGCTCGATATCGCCACCCATTCAAAAACTGCTAGCTGCTCATAACCGGCAGTTGCATATTGGCGATGACGCAAAGTCGCCAACTGTCGACTTTGTACTCCAATTTATGGCCGACTACTTAAACGCAATACTCACGAGAAAAGCAGACAATGAAGAAGCGGCCTTATTATTAGGTCATTTGCCAAATTGGCAAGAAGACATTGACGTCATTTCTTTTTCTGGCGGTATTTCAGAATGCATGTATGAGCACGAATCGCTTCAACATGCGCAAGCTTCCTATGACGATATCGGCATTCAACTCGCTAAAGCGCTTCAAGCAAATCAGGACTTACAGCAATTTACGTGGATTGAGCCGATCGAAACGGTAAGAGCCACTGTATTGGGGGCCGGTACACAAACAACCGAAATTAGTGGCGCAACGATTCAAGTGTCACCACGTGATTTACCGATGAAAAATGTACCGGTTTACAATTTTTCATTCGAACAAGATTTCCAAACGGGAACGGACAGTTTGGAAAAAAAGATAACAGAAGCAATCGACATGTTCGATGCCTATCACGAAGGACAAAATTTCGCTTTATACATTTCCGAACTTCCGCATATGAGTTTTCGAGCAGTTCAAAAATTAGCGGATGATATTCGTCAAATGATGGAACGCCGTCCAAACCCAGACTTGCCGATCGTGCTGATTTTGCAAACAGATCATGCACGTGTGCTCGGTCAAACCTTGATGGCCATGAATGTTCGGCAAAGTGTAATCTGCATCGATCAAATTAACGTAGAACACGGTGATTATATTGATATTGGAAAAATGCTTGAATCAGGCGTTGTTCCAGTGGTGGTCAAAACATTAACATTCCATTCGTCGTAA
- a CDS encoding EutN/CcmL family microcompartment protein → MRIGKVIGNVWATRKEDGLQGIRLLVIQPVDTKGNSIRTEFVAADRLGAGVGDHVLVTSGGSSRYIDKDNPIPIDAVIIGIIDSTEVKRGETDESSDRND, encoded by the coding sequence ATGCGTATAGGAAAAGTGATTGGAAATGTTTGGGCGACCCGGAAAGAAGATGGGTTACAAGGCATCAGGCTGCTTGTGATTCAACCAGTGGATACGAAAGGCAACTCCATCCGAACAGAATTTGTAGCTGCTGATCGCCTTGGCGCAGGTGTGGGGGATCACGTTTTGGTAACAAGTGGCGGATCATCTCGGTATATTGATAAAGACAATCCCATTCCAATTGATGCAGTCATTATTGGAATTATCGATTCAACTGAAGTAAAGAGAGGTGAAACTGATGAGTCAAGCGATCGGAATGATTGA